The following proteins come from a genomic window of Trifolium pratense cultivar HEN17-A07 linkage group LG4, ARS_RC_1.1, whole genome shotgun sequence:
- the LOC123922250 gene encoding exopolygalacturonase-like, with protein sequence MAIAKSATILILFFALANYVNAGDISRVRPPVGQDIFGGRNHAKDVLLPGEKIVNVLSFGAKGDGVTDCTQAFMSTWQAVCKQQGQNRFYVPPGRYLVSSMFFMGPCLAPHPVTIQVEGTVLASTDISEFENSEWLMFEHINGLKIIGGGTFDGQGQDSWKYTENCETSNQACARNPSSLFFAEVQNVIISNIKSLNPKGFHIFVTKSSNVRLRRLKLIAPETSPNTDGIHISSSVNVIVARNTIQTGDDCISMIQGSENVFINRLRCGPGHGISIGSLGKYPNEREVKGISIKNSQLIGTTNGLRIKTWPDKYGGGASEISFSNINMTNVKNPIIIDQEYECDDVCKKKPSLVRIADIHFANVRGTTISPIAVDMRCSKTYPCMGVTIRDIDLKFGNAPSQARCVNVKPIYGGMQNPPACP encoded by the exons ATGGCCATTGCAAAGAGTGCTACTATTCTTATTTTGTTCTTTGCATTGGCCAATTATGTGAATGCTGGGGATATCTCAAGAGTAAGGCCACCCGTTGGCCAAGATATTTTCGGGGGTAGAAATCACGCTAAGGATGTCCTCCTTCCAGGAGAAAAAATAGTTAATGTCTTGAGTTTTGGCGCCAAAGGCGATGGCGTGACTGATTGCACTCag GCTTTCATGTCGACATGGCAAGCAGTCTGCAAACAACAGGGACAAAATCGGTTTTATGTTCCTCCTGGTAGATATTTGGTTTCTTCAATGTTTTTTATGGGACCATGTCTTGCCCCACATCCAGTAACAATTCAAGTGGAAGGGACAGTTTTGGCTTCTACCGATATTTCGGAGTTCGAAAACTCAGAATGGCTCATGTTTGAACATATTAATGGCCTAAAAATCATTGGTGGAGGTACTTTTGATGGACAGGGTCAAGACTCATGGAAATATACTGAGAATTGTGAAACTAGCAATCAAGCATGTGCAAGAAACCCCAGT AGTTTGTTTTTCGCGGAAGTCcaaaatgtaattataagtaACATTAAATCACTGAATCCCAAAGGCTTTCACATATTCGTTACTAAATCTTCAAACGTTAGGTTGCGTAGACTTAAACTCATTGCACCTGAAACTAGTCCCAACACTGATGGCATTCATATTAGTAGCTCAGTCAATGTGATTGTAGCTAGAAATACCATTCAAACCGGAGACGATTGTATCTCTATGATACAAGGTTCTGAAAAtgttttcatcaacagactcaGATGTGGACCTGGACACGGTATCAG TATTGGTAGTCTCGGAAAGTATCCAAATGAGCGAGAGGTGAAAGGTATTAGTATAAAGAACAGTCAATTGATCGGCACAACCAATGGTTTGAGAATTAAAACATGGCCAGACAAATATGGAGGCGGAGCATCGGAGATAAGTTTCAGTAACATTAACATGACAAATGTTAAAAATCCAATCATTATCGACCAAGAGTATGAATGCGATGATGTCTGCAAAAAGAAG CCATCACTGGTGAGGATAGCAGATATTCATTTTGCAAATGTAAGGGGAACTACAATTTCACCAATTGCAGTTGATATGAGGTGCAGCAAGACATATCCATGCATGGGAGTTACCATTCGCGATATCGACCTGAAGTTTGGAAATGCACCTTCACAAGCTAGATGTGTTAATGTTAAGCCTATCTATGGTGGCATGCAAAACCCACCAGCTTGCCCATAA